The DNA segment TCAAAGCGTCGAGCACTGTCGACACCCGCCTCGGTTCCAAGGCACTTGTCGACGATACCTCCAAGACCACCAAGCATGACTGCAAGGGCAAGAATGCCTGCAAGGGCCAGGGCGGTTGCAAGACCGGCGACAATGGTTGCAAAGGCAAGAATAGCTGCAAGGGCAAGGGCGGCTGCAAGACCAATCAAGCCCCCTAGCTGTAAGCCACTCGCCGATTTGTTCATCCTATGATGTACCCGGACCCCCGTGCGGGAAACCGCCCGGGTGTCCTTTGACGGAAGAAAATCCGCGGAAGAAAATCTGAATGTCGAAATCCGAAATCCGAAACAATATCGAAATTCGAATGAATGCAAATGCGAAACGTGGATCGCACCGACGAGCGGTTTGACCATCGTCATTTGGATTTGTTTTGGATTTCGATATTCGAATTTGTTTCGGATTTCGAGTTTCGGAGTTCGGATTTGGACCTACCCAGATGGCAGCAAATCGATTTAACGGCTACTCGGATCTCGGCGTTGGCATCGGGCTGCGGATTCCCCATTATCGCCATATTCTCAGCAAGAAGCCGACCTGCGACTGGTTCGAGATCATCAGCGAAAACTATATGTGCGATGCCGGCCGGCCCCTCGAGGTGCTCGACCAGATCCTCGAGCAATACAAGGTCGTGCAGCATGGCGTCAGCATCTACTTCGGCTCAACCGATCCGCTGAACCGCGAGCATCTCAAGCGTCTCAAGAACCTGATCAAGCGGACAAAGACTCCGTTTCTTTCCGATCATCTTTGCTGGGGGAGCGTGGACGGAACCTATTCGCACGATCTCCTGCCGATGCCGTACACGTTTGCCGCCGCCAAAGTGACGGCTCGCAAGGTGCGCGAGGCGCAGGACTCTCTGGAAGTGCCGATCTGCGTCGAGAATGTCAGCAGTTATGCCGAGTTCCATGCGTCGGAAATGACGGAATGGGAGTTCCTGAGCGAGGTGGTCGAACTGGCCGATTGCGGCATCCTTCTCGACGTGAACAACATCTATGTCTCGTCGATGAATCACACCTTCAATCCATACGATTACCTGAACAACATCCCGCACGATCGCGTCGGCCAGATCCATGTCGCGGGCCATTCCAAGTACGAAAAGTATATCCTCGACACCCACGATCACGCCCCGATCGATCCGGTCTGGCAGATGTATGGCCGGGCGATCGAGTTATGCGGCAGGACCAACACGCTGCTGGAATGGGATGCACACATCCCCAGTTTCGACGAGGTCCACGAGACGGCGCTAAAGGCGAATGATTTCATCGCCCGGTCACTGAAAAACGGCAATGCCAGGCAGGAGCGCCGACATGCGACCGTCGCTGTCTAAATCTCCAAAACGCAGTGGCATGGGCGGCCCGCCCATGTCTTCGGTAAGAAACACGGGCGGGCCGCCCGTGCCACGTCGTCAGACGATTGCCGAACTTCGCGAGCTTCAACGCCTCGCGTTCGCGACCATCAGCTTTCCCCTGACCAAAGCTGGCGACCCGCAGCGAACCTTCCGCGATGGCCGGCCCATGCGAGACGTCGCGGCGGGGTTTATCAAGCCCAACGATCGCCTCACGAGCCTCGAACGCATTGCCATCTACAATCGGCAATACTGGTATCGGCTGATGGATTGCCTGTGGGACGATTACCCCGGCTTGCGCGCCATCCTGGGCAAGCAGAAGTTTGAAAAACTGCGCATCGCGTATCTGACACGCTATCCCTCGCGCTCATTCACATTGCGAAATCTGGGCGACCACCTCGTGCAGTTTCTCGAAGAAGAGCCGCAATACACCGCGCCCAACGGAGACATCTGCCTCGACATGGCCCGCTTCGAATGGGCGCAGGTGGTGGCGTTCGACGGAGAAGAACGGCCACCATTGGCGGTGGATGACCTGCTCGGCCAGGATCCCGCCAAACTGCGTTTGTCGCTTCAGCCATATCTGACGTTGTTGGAGATGGATTACCCGCTGGACGATTTCGTGATTGCGGTAAAGAAGCGTGATGAAGCCATGCGCTCGCAAGCCAGCAACGCGATGGAAGCCGAGCGGATCGAGAGCAATCGCCGGCGGTCGCGCATTCCCAGGCGCGAGAAGATTTTTCTCGCGGTACATCGCCACGAGAATGATTTATATTACAAGCGGCTCGATCCGGCGGAGTACCAGTTGCTGATCCTGCTGCGCGATGGGAAGACGCTTGCTGATGCGTGCAGTCGCGTCA comes from the Candidatus Angelobacter sp. genome and includes:
- a CDS encoding DUF692 domain-containing protein, with translation MAANRFNGYSDLGVGIGLRIPHYRHILSKKPTCDWFEIISENYMCDAGRPLEVLDQILEQYKVVQHGVSIYFGSTDPLNREHLKRLKNLIKRTKTPFLSDHLCWGSVDGTYSHDLLPMPYTFAAAKVTARKVREAQDSLEVPICVENVSSYAEFHASEMTEWEFLSEVVELADCGILLDVNNIYVSSMNHTFNPYDYLNNIPHDRVGQIHVAGHSKYEKYILDTHDHAPIDPVWQMYGRAIELCGRTNTLLEWDAHIPSFDEVHETALKANDFIARSLKNGNARQERRHATVAV
- a CDS encoding DNA-binding domain-containing protein — protein: MGGPPMSSVRNTGGPPVPRRQTIAELRELQRLAFATISFPLTKAGDPQRTFRDGRPMRDVAAGFIKPNDRLTSLERIAIYNRQYWYRLMDCLWDDYPGLRAILGKQKFEKLRIAYLTRYPSRSFTLRNLGDHLVQFLEEEPQYTAPNGDICLDMARFEWAQVVAFDGEERPPLAVDDLLGQDPAKLRLSLQPYLTLLEMDYPLDDFVIAVKKRDEAMRSQASNAMEAERIESNRRRSRIPRREKIFLAVHRHENDLYYKRLDPAEYQLLILLRDGKTLADACSRVISEYDDLDWTARIQRCFARWTETGWFCKRH